One genomic segment of Vagococcus intermedius includes these proteins:
- the recA gene encoding recombinase RecA: MADDRKVALDAALKKIEKNFGKGSIMKLGEKVDTQISTIPSGSLALDVALGVGGYPRGRIVEVYGPESSGKTTVALHAIAEVQKQGGTAAFIDAEHALDPKYAQNLGVNIDELLLSQPDTGEQGLEIADALVSSGAIDIVVVDSVAALVPRAEIDGEMGDSHVGLQARLMSQALRKLSGSINKTKTIALFINQIREKVGVMFGNPEITPGGRALKFYATVRLEVRRAEQLKNGTDIIGNRTKIKVVKNKVAPPFRIAEVDLMYGEGISKAGELLDMASEQDIVDKSGSWYSYKEERIGQGRENAKKYMLDHPEMYEEIEKRVRQAYGIGSEEYIEETSKEAEKKAEKKAEE, encoded by the coding sequence ATGGCAGATGATCGTAAAGTAGCATTAGATGCTGCGTTAAAAAAAATAGAAAAGAACTTTGGGAAAGGTTCAATTATGAAATTGGGTGAAAAAGTTGATACCCAAATATCAACAATTCCTAGTGGTTCTTTGGCATTGGATGTGGCTTTAGGCGTAGGTGGTTATCCACGTGGGCGTATTGTTGAAGTCTATGGTCCTGAAAGTTCAGGTAAAACAACGGTTGCGCTACACGCGATAGCTGAAGTTCAAAAACAGGGTGGAACAGCGGCTTTTATTGATGCAGAGCATGCTTTAGACCCAAAATATGCCCAAAATTTAGGGGTTAATATTGATGAGTTATTATTATCACAACCAGATACAGGAGAGCAAGGCTTAGAAATTGCTGATGCTTTAGTTTCAAGTGGTGCCATTGATATCGTAGTAGTCGATTCAGTAGCTGCCTTAGTGCCCCGTGCTGAGATTGATGGTGAGATGGGAGATTCCCATGTTGGTTTGCAAGCACGACTAATGTCTCAAGCCTTACGTAAACTATCTGGCTCAATCAATAAAACAAAGACTATAGCATTGTTTATTAACCAAATCCGTGAAAAAGTTGGCGTTATGTTTGGTAATCCCGAAATTACCCCAGGTGGACGTGCACTTAAATTTTATGCAACGGTTCGTTTAGAAGTACGCCGTGCAGAGCAGTTAAAAAATGGTACGGATATTATCGGTAACAGAACTAAAATTAAAGTTGTGAAAAATAAAGTAGCACCGCCATTTAGAATTGCTGAAGTTGATTTAATGTACGGAGAAGGTATTTCTAAAGCTGGTGAATTACTAGATATGGCATCTGAACAAGACATCGTGGATAAGAGTGGGTCATGGTACTCTTATAAAGAGGAGAGAATCGGTCAAGGTCGTGAAAATGCGAAGAAATATATGTTAGATCATCCAGAGATGTATGAAGAAATTGAAAAACGAGTAAGACAAGCTTACGGTATTGGTTCTGAGGAATATATTGAAGAAACAAGTAAAGAAGCTGAAAAAAAAGCTGAAAAAAAAGCTGAAGAATAA
- a CDS encoding helix-turn-helix domain-containing protein: protein MKSIGEILKSARLTRGLTIEELQQTTKIQKRYLEAIEANDFDALPSVYYAKSFIRQYATEVGADAEYLIARFEGKPTEAIVTPESVEGTRADIHTEKNNSKLTFIMDNLPMILLTVAAIVIISGIGFITLREGNKKEMIKKPKEVQVDKQAAPASKSKEKQADDKPSEDNKEQTDMSLEFLSQEGYDVNMAANNISDPVTLDLTSINDRCWIGIKVGDEYIFDQTLEANSTDSVVLPEGTTSVAITLGNLSNAQIKVNGQDLDFNPDGAAQLKRNVNLDINLAE, encoded by the coding sequence GTGAAATCGATAGGCGAAATTTTAAAGAGTGCCCGCTTAACTAGAGGGCTGACGATAGAAGAATTACAGCAAACAACGAAAATTCAAAAACGTTATTTAGAGGCAATTGAGGCTAATGACTTTGATGCCTTACCTAGTGTCTATTATGCTAAATCTTTTATTCGACAATATGCAACAGAAGTTGGGGCGGATGCTGAATATTTGATAGCACGTTTTGAAGGAAAACCGACTGAGGCTATTGTGACACCAGAATCAGTTGAGGGGACACGTGCTGATATCCATACGGAGAAAAATAATTCGAAGCTAACTTTTATTATGGATAATTTACCGATGATTTTATTAACAGTTGCCGCAATTGTGATTATTTCAGGAATTGGATTTATCACGTTGCGAGAAGGCAATAAAAAAGAAATGATAAAAAAACCGAAAGAAGTCCAAGTTGATAAACAAGCGGCACCTGCTTCTAAATCTAAAGAGAAACAAGCTGATGACAAGCCTTCAGAGGACAATAAGGAACAAACAGATATGTCTTTAGAATTTCTTAGTCAAGAGGGGTATGATGTCAATATGGCGGCTAATAATATTAGTGATCCGGTGACATTAGATTTAACAAGTATTAATGATCGGTGTTGGATTGGGATAAAAGTAGGGGATGAATATATTTTTGACCAAACGTTGGAAGCAAACAGCACTGATAGTGTGGTGTTACCTGAAGGGACAACCAGCGTAGCGATTACATTAGGTAATTTAAGCAATGCTCAAATTAAAGTGAATGGGCAAGACTTAGATTTTAATCCAGACGGTGCCGCACAGCTAAAACGTAATGTTAATCTAGACATTAATTTAGCCGAGTAA
- the mscL gene encoding large conductance mechanosensitive channel protein MscL has protein sequence MIKEFKEFIMQGNVLDLAVGVVIGGAFTAIVKSIVDGLITPLVGLVIRLITGSKNGTKEMEGMELVIKGIKFNYGLVISAIITFLITAIVVFLIVKAINKARTVTGFVAEEEVEPEASELLLMEIRDLLAKQNGETLSKEESVMIDNLTQEK, from the coding sequence ATGATTAAAGAGTTTAAAGAGTTTATCATGCAAGGTAATGTCTTAGATCTTGCCGTTGGGGTTGTTATTGGAGGAGCCTTTACAGCGATTGTCAAATCCATCGTTGATGGGTTAATTACACCACTTGTAGGATTGGTTATTCGCCTAATTACAGGTAGCAAAAATGGAACTAAAGAGATGGAAGGAATGGAGTTAGTTATTAAAGGAATTAAATTTAACTATGGTTTAGTTATTAGTGCTATTATCACTTTCTTAATTACAGCCATTGTTGTCTTTTTAATTGTTAAAGCTATCAATAAAGCTAGAACGGTAACTGGTTTTGTTGCAGAAGAAGAAGTGGAACCTGAAGCTTCTGAATTATTATTAATGGAAATTCGTGATTTGTTAGCGAAACAAAACGGAGAAACACTCTCAAAAGAAGAGTCTGTAATGATTGATAATTTAACTCAGGAAAAATAA
- a CDS encoding competence/damage-inducible protein A produces the protein MKAEIIAVGTELLLGQVVNTNATFISEELASLGFEIYYQTVVGDNTQRLEKLLDLADGRSELIILCGGLGPTDDDLTRDVVAAHVGESLETDKQAMTKISRYMTKIGREMTENNRRQALTISGGKVVKNPRGLAIGTFYQGDETAYLLLPGPPSELIPMFHEEVVPLLTQLLPQKEVLTSRVLRFYGIGESRLVTVLKDLIDTQSNPTIAPYAKENEVTLRLTAKTDDKCLADKLLSTMEETIMSRVGTFFYGYGETNSLMAETVKLLKETNKTVTSAESLTAGLFQSLLGDVAGASVVYPGGVVTYATKVKSQLLGIPLDKLEENGVISQFCAENMAKQIGKQLETDYAVSFTGVAGPDSLEDQEPGTVWLGIYSRKEGTRAEKFMFNGNRNQVRHHAVMRGTDLLRRQILKETEK, from the coding sequence ATGAAAGCAGAAATTATAGCAGTTGGGACAGAATTATTACTGGGACAAGTAGTTAATACGAATGCAACCTTTATCTCGGAAGAATTAGCCAGTCTAGGATTTGAAATATATTATCAGACAGTGGTTGGTGACAATACTCAGCGCTTAGAAAAATTGTTAGATTTAGCTGATGGGCGCAGTGAGTTGATTATTTTATGTGGGGGCTTAGGACCGACTGATGATGATTTAACAAGAGATGTTGTAGCCGCTCATGTAGGTGAAAGTTTGGAGACTGATAAGCAAGCCATGACTAAGATAAGTCGATATATGACTAAGATAGGTCGAGAAATGACTGAAAATAACCGTCGTCAAGCCTTAACTATTTCAGGCGGTAAAGTGGTTAAAAATCCACGTGGTTTAGCTATTGGGACATTTTATCAAGGCGATGAGACAGCTTATTTGTTGCTACCAGGGCCCCCAAGTGAGTTGATTCCAATGTTTCATGAAGAGGTAGTTCCATTGCTGACACAGTTATTACCGCAAAAAGAAGTATTAACATCAAGGGTATTGAGGTTTTATGGTATTGGGGAGTCTCGTTTAGTGACTGTTTTAAAAGACTTGATTGATACCCAAAGTAATCCGACTATTGCGCCATATGCTAAAGAAAATGAAGTTACTTTACGTTTGACAGCTAAGACTGACGATAAATGTTTAGCAGACAAATTATTATCAACGATGGAAGAGACTATTATGTCCCGTGTTGGCACGTTTTTCTATGGCTATGGTGAGACAAATTCATTGATGGCAGAAACAGTTAAACTCTTAAAAGAGACAAATAAAACGGTTACGAGTGCAGAAAGTTTGACGGCAGGTCTATTTCAAAGTCTGCTTGGAGATGTGGCAGGAGCTTCAGTTGTTTATCCTGGAGGTGTGGTAACATATGCGACTAAGGTGAAGAGTCAATTATTAGGCATCCCTTTAGATAAATTAGAAGAAAATGGTGTTATAAGCCAATTTTGTGCTGAAAACATGGCAAAACAAATTGGGAAACAGTTAGAGACAGATTATGCAGTTTCCTTTACTGGAGTGGCAGGACCTGATTCTTTAGAAGATCAAGAGCCTGGGACAGTTTGGTTAGGTATATACTCTCGTAAAGAAGGAACACGTGCTGAGAAATTTATGTTTAACGGTAATCGTAATCAAGTGAGACATCATGCGGTCATGCGTGGAACAGATTTACTAAGACGGCAAATTTTAAAAGAAACAGAAAAATAA
- the glmU gene encoding bifunctional UDP-N-acetylglucosamine diphosphorylase/glucosamine-1-phosphate N-acetyltransferase GlmU — MTKRYAIILAAGQGSRMKSKKYKVLHEIAGKAMVEHVVGNVEKLSPEKIVAVVGFGAESVKERLGERSEYALQSEQLGTGHAVLMTKELLADKEGTTLVICGDTPLITAETLDALFAAHEKAEAKATILTAHAENPFSYGRIIRNAEGHVERIVEEKDANEEEQKVQEINTGTFCFDNKALFEALDQVGNDNAQGEYYLPDVIGILQQQGEIVTAHQMAEFADSIGINDRMALSVATKTMRQRLNHQHMVNGVTFIDPDTTYIDTDVVIGNDTVIEAGVHIKGNTVIGSNCLIGANSEIIDSQLGDHIKVTSSHIEGATVQNGSDIGPFGRLRPGAELAENVHIGNFVEVKKATIAKGTKIGHLTYVGDAEIGENVNIGCGTVFVNYDGKNKHQSIIGDNVFLGCQTSIVSPVTIGDGAFTAAGSTITKDVPANSLAIARAEQANKENYAKKLPYSK; from the coding sequence ATGACAAAACGTTATGCCATTATTTTAGCAGCGGGACAAGGGTCTCGTATGAAATCAAAAAAATACAAAGTATTACATGAAATTGCTGGCAAAGCAATGGTTGAACATGTTGTAGGAAATGTTGAAAAATTATCTCCAGAAAAAATAGTTGCAGTAGTTGGATTTGGGGCTGAAAGTGTAAAAGAACGTTTAGGGGAACGTAGTGAGTATGCTTTACAATCTGAACAATTAGGTACTGGCCATGCTGTTTTGATGACGAAAGAATTATTAGCAGATAAAGAAGGAACAACCTTAGTGATTTGTGGTGATACGCCGCTTATTACGGCTGAAACTCTAGACGCTTTATTTGCTGCACATGAAAAAGCGGAGGCTAAAGCGACAATTCTAACAGCACATGCTGAAAACCCATTTTCATATGGCCGCATTATTCGTAATGCTGAGGGACATGTCGAACGTATTGTCGAGGAAAAAGATGCCAATGAAGAAGAGCAAAAAGTCCAAGAGATTAATACCGGGACATTTTGTTTTGACAATAAAGCATTGTTTGAAGCATTGGATCAAGTAGGTAATGATAACGCCCAAGGTGAGTATTACTTACCTGATGTGATTGGTATCTTACAACAACAAGGTGAAATTGTAACAGCTCATCAAATGGCTGAATTTGCCGATTCAATTGGAATTAATGATCGTATGGCGCTATCAGTAGCAACTAAGACAATGCGTCAGCGTTTAAATCATCAACATATGGTTAATGGTGTCACTTTTATTGACCCGGATACAACATATATTGATACCGATGTTGTGATTGGAAATGATACAGTTATCGAAGCTGGTGTGCATATTAAAGGTAATACTGTGATTGGTTCAAATTGTTTAATCGGTGCTAACAGTGAAATTATTGACAGTCAATTAGGTGATCATATCAAAGTAACCTCTTCACACATTGAAGGAGCAACTGTTCAAAATGGTAGTGATATAGGCCCATTTGGACGTTTACGTCCAGGGGCAGAGTTAGCTGAAAATGTCCATATTGGAAACTTCGTCGAAGTTAAAAAAGCGACGATTGCTAAAGGAACCAAAATTGGTCATCTGACTTATGTAGGGGATGCTGAAATTGGTGAAAATGTTAACATTGGCTGTGGGACAGTTTTTGTAAATTACGATGGTAAAAACAAGCATCAATCAATTATTGGTGACAATGTCTTTTTAGGATGCCAAACTAGTATCGTCTCACCGGTCACGATTGGTGATGGGGCATTTACAGCAGCGGGTTCAACAATTACTAAAGATGTTCCAGCTAACTCTTTAGCGATTGCTCGTGCTGAACAAGCTAATAAAGAAAATTATGCTAAAAAACTCCCTTATTCTAAATAA
- the yfmF gene encoding EF-P 5-aminopentanol modification-associated protein YfmF, whose product MSIKLKRGVNLHVIPTTKYKTVRIMVRFSSPLEVDTISKRTLLASLLETNSQKYATQQQLSEKLAELYGASYGINIGKKGDTHLVSAVLNVVNDKFLPGSEDVLAEGISFLKEVLFYPNFDEQLFNKDTFEREKANLIDYIASVYDDKQSQAALALQELYFAESPSQKIPSFGTVESVTALSLEDVTAYYHRMMATDTVDIMVIGDVTEEAMVSLFSSLPFNERRVETQLDFYEQDTPIEKREKVETLSVTQAKLNMGYHTGVYYHDANYFALQIFNGLFGGFPHSKLFMNVREKESMAYYASSSLDSFRGLITVQTGIDSKNKERVLTLVDEQLASLVAGDISSEDMNQTKEMLKNQYFLSLDNPGSVLEAAYLADKVKKSNLTDKEWVAGLEAVSVADVQAIAKKLSLQAVYFMEGESLSNGED is encoded by the coding sequence ATGAGTATTAAACTTAAACGCGGGGTCAATTTACATGTTATTCCCACAACTAAATATAAAACAGTTCGGATAATGGTTCGCTTTTCATCACCTTTAGAAGTTGACACTATTAGTAAGCGAACATTGTTGGCGAGTTTATTAGAAACCAATAGTCAGAAGTATGCCACACAACAGCAGTTAAGTGAAAAGTTAGCTGAGTTATATGGTGCAAGTTACGGTATTAATATTGGTAAAAAAGGAGACACACATTTAGTTAGTGCCGTTTTAAATGTTGTAAATGATAAATTTTTACCAGGTTCAGAAGATGTTTTAGCTGAAGGAATCTCCTTTTTAAAAGAGGTTTTATTTTATCCTAATTTTGATGAACAGCTTTTTAACAAAGATACATTTGAGCGTGAAAAAGCGAATCTAATTGACTATATCGCCTCAGTCTATGATGATAAACAAAGTCAGGCAGCATTAGCTTTACAAGAATTATACTTTGCAGAATCACCTAGCCAAAAAATACCAAGTTTTGGAACGGTAGAATCTGTTACAGCTTTAAGTCTTGAAGATGTTACAGCTTACTATCATAGGATGATGGCAACAGATACAGTTGATATTATGGTAATTGGTGATGTCACAGAAGAGGCGATGGTTAGTCTATTTTCGAGCTTACCATTTAATGAGCGTCGAGTAGAGACTCAACTTGATTTTTATGAACAAGATACTCCGATAGAAAAAAGAGAAAAAGTTGAGACGCTTTCTGTCACACAAGCTAAGTTAAATATGGGCTATCACACAGGTGTTTATTATCATGATGCCAATTATTTTGCGTTGCAAATTTTTAATGGTTTGTTTGGTGGCTTTCCCCATTCTAAGTTATTTATGAATGTTAGAGAAAAAGAAAGTATGGCTTATTATGCTTCAAGTTCTTTAGATAGTTTTAGAGGCTTGATAACGGTTCAAACAGGAATTGATAGCAAAAATAAAGAACGTGTACTGACACTTGTAGATGAGCAACTTGCAAGCTTAGTAGCTGGTGATATAAGTTCTGAGGACATGAATCAAACAAAAGAAATGCTTAAAAATCAATATTTCTTGTCGTTAGATAATCCAGGTTCGGTCTTAGAAGCAGCTTATCTTGCTGATAAGGTAAAAAAATCTAATTTGACCGATAAAGAATGGGTAGCTGGTTTAGAAGCAGTGAGTGTCGCAGATGTTCAAGCTATTGCTAAAAAATTAAGTCTACAAGCAGTATATTTTATGGAAGGAGAGTCGTTAAGTAATGGAGAAGATTAA
- the pgsA gene encoding CDP-diacylglycerol--glycerol-3-phosphate 3-phosphatidyltransferase: protein MNLPNKLTVIRICMIPLFIIVVSEGFDWGVISIAGTLVPLNQLIGMLIFAVASLTDWLDGKIARAQGLVTNFGKFADPLADKMLVMTAFIILVGQGKVASWIVAIIVCRELAVTGLRLLLVEDGEVMAAAWPGKVKTATQMLAIILLMINNAPFEALGFPLAQILLYVCLIFTIYSGVDYFWQNKHVFKGSM from the coding sequence ATGAATTTACCTAATAAACTAACCGTTATCAGAATTTGTATGATTCCGTTATTTATTATTGTAGTAAGTGAAGGATTTGATTGGGGAGTAATCTCAATAGCTGGGACATTGGTTCCATTAAATCAATTGATAGGAATGTTAATTTTTGCTGTGGCAAGTTTAACAGATTGGCTGGATGGTAAGATTGCACGTGCCCAAGGTCTTGTCACAAATTTTGGTAAATTTGCTGATCCATTAGCAGATAAAATGTTGGTGATGACAGCGTTTATTATTTTAGTTGGCCAAGGCAAGGTCGCAAGTTGGATTGTTGCGATTATTGTCTGTCGAGAACTAGCAGTAACTGGTCTACGTTTGTTGCTAGTTGAAGATGGTGAAGTCATGGCAGCTGCATGGCCTGGAAAAGTAAAAACAGCTACACAAATGTTAGCTATTATTTTATTAATGATTAACAATGCACCATTTGAAGCATTAGGCTTCCCGTTAGCGCAAATTTTATTATATGTTTGTTTGATTTTTACTATCTATTCAGGTGTCGATTATTTCTGGCAAAATAAACATGTTTTTAAAGGATCAATGTAA
- a CDS encoding ribose-phosphate diphosphokinase, translating to MSKHYFDPRLKIFALNSNKKLAEKIADAVGVELGKSSVNQFSDGEIQINIEESIRGDHVYLIQSTSYPVNDNLMELLIMIDALKRASAKTINVVMPYYGYARQDRKARSREPITAKLVANMLTAAGANRVLTLDLHAVQIQGFFDIPVDHLMAAPLLADYFITNGYVGDDTVVVSPDHGGVTRARKLAEFLKAPIAIIDKRRPKANVAEVMNIIGNVEGKKCILIDDMIDTAGTITLAAQALKDAGATEVVACCTHPVLSGPAFDRLENSPLEKVIVTDSIYLPDENRIDKIEEVSVGELIGDAIKRIHENKPVSPLFEKKN from the coding sequence ATGTCAAAACATTACTTTGATCCAAGACTGAAAATATTTGCATTGAATTCTAACAAGAAATTAGCAGAAAAGATTGCAGATGCAGTAGGAGTAGAGTTAGGCAAATCGTCAGTAAATCAGTTTAGTGATGGCGAGATTCAAATCAATATCGAAGAAAGTATTCGTGGCGATCATGTTTATTTAATTCAATCTACAAGCTATCCAGTAAATGATAACTTGATGGAATTATTAATCATGATTGATGCATTAAAACGTGCAAGTGCTAAAACAATCAACGTTGTGATGCCTTACTATGGTTACGCACGTCAAGATCGTAAAGCTCGTTCTCGTGAACCTATTACAGCTAAATTAGTAGCAAATATGTTAACAGCAGCGGGAGCTAACCGTGTATTAACACTTGATTTACATGCAGTACAAATTCAAGGTTTCTTTGATATCCCAGTAGACCATTTAATGGCTGCCCCATTATTAGCAGATTACTTTATTACAAATGGTTACGTAGGAGATGATACAGTTGTTGTTTCTCCAGATCATGGTGGTGTGACGCGTGCTCGTAAGTTAGCTGAATTCTTAAAAGCGCCGATTGCTATTATTGATAAACGTCGTCCAAAAGCTAACGTAGCAGAGGTAATGAATATTATCGGTAATGTTGAAGGCAAAAAATGTATCTTAATCGACGACATGATCGATACTGCTGGTACAATCACTTTAGCTGCACAAGCACTTAAAGATGCTGGCGCAACAGAAGTTGTCGCTTGTTGTACACATCCAGTTTTATCAGGTCCAGCTTTTGATCGACTAGAAAATTCTCCACTTGAAAAAGTTATTGTTACAGATTCAATTTACTTACCAGACGAAAATCGTATTGATAAGATTGAAGAAGTAAGTGTAGGTGAATTGATTGGGGATGCGATTAAACGTATTCATGAAAATAAACCAGTTAGTCCGCTATTTGAAAAGAAAAATTAA
- the yfmH gene encoding EF-P 5-aminopentanol modification-associated protein YfmH translates to MEKINYPGLNETLYKETLPNGLNVILLPKLGFNKTYGLFTTNYGSIDNRFVPLGEHEIVEVPDGIAHFLEHKMFEKEDGDVFQQFGAQGASANAFTSFTRTSYLFSSTTQINENITTLLDFVQAPYFTEETVEKEKGIIGQEIQMYQDDANWRLFFGIIGNLYPTHPLHIDIAGTIESIADITAEDLYLCYRTFYHPSNMNLLVVGNMEPETMMAHIRHNQANKSFPDATLIEREFPEVTTADIIKKASINMPVNRSKVIVGLKGTKSLPTEGFELLRYQTAVNLLLQLLFGDTSSNREIMYNEGLIDDSFGYDFSLDRGYYFADFGGDSKEPERLVEKIRDILLTATSSSEITEPKLRLLKKKMLGKYLQSLNSLEYIANRFSQMQFGDATLFDMAEVIESITLDDIYKAIDHFIQEDALSEFYMYPEDH, encoded by the coding sequence ATGGAGAAGATTAATTATCCAGGATTAAATGAAACTTTATATAAAGAGACGTTACCTAACGGTTTAAATGTCATATTATTACCAAAATTAGGTTTTAATAAAACCTATGGCTTATTTACGACTAACTATGGGTCAATTGATAATCGCTTTGTTCCTTTAGGTGAGCATGAAATTGTGGAAGTTCCTGATGGGATTGCTCATTTTTTAGAGCATAAGATGTTTGAGAAAGAAGATGGCGATGTATTTCAACAATTTGGTGCTCAAGGAGCCTCAGCGAATGCTTTTACAAGTTTTACACGAACAAGTTATTTATTTTCTAGTACAACTCAAATTAATGAAAATATTACTACCTTGTTAGACTTTGTTCAAGCACCCTATTTTACAGAGGAGACAGTCGAGAAAGAAAAAGGGATTATTGGTCAAGAAATTCAAATGTATCAAGATGATGCAAATTGGCGTTTGTTTTTTGGAATTATAGGGAATCTTTACCCGACACATCCTTTACATATTGATATTGCTGGGACAATTGAAAGTATTGCTGATATTACAGCCGAAGATTTATACTTGTGTTATCGTACCTTTTATCATCCAAGTAATATGAATTTGCTGGTCGTAGGTAATATGGAGCCGGAAACAATGATGGCTCACATTCGCCACAATCAGGCTAATAAATCATTTCCAGATGCGACTTTAATTGAGCGAGAGTTTCCTGAAGTAACAACAGCCGATATTATTAAAAAAGCTAGCATTAATATGCCTGTTAATCGTAGTAAGGTGATTGTAGGTCTTAAAGGGACAAAATCATTGCCTACAGAAGGATTTGAACTCTTACGTTATCAAACAGCTGTGAACTTATTATTACAGTTACTATTTGGAGACACTTCAAGTAATCGTGAAATCATGTATAATGAGGGACTAATTGACGATAGTTTTGGTTATGATTTTAGTTTGGATCGTGGCTATTACTTTGCAGATTTCGGTGGAGATAGTAAAGAACCTGAGCGTTTAGTAGAGAAAATTCGTGATATTTTATTGACGGCTACAAGTAGCTCAGAAATAACAGAGCCTAAGTTACGGTTATTGAAGAAAAAAATGCTAGGTAAATATCTGCAATCTTTAAATTCGTTAGAATATATTGCTAATCGTTTTAGCCAAATGCAGTTTGGTGATGCGACTTTATTTGATATGGCTGAAGTGATTGAAAGTATAACATTAGATGATATTTATAAGGCAATAGATCATTTTATTCAAGAGGACGCCTTAAGTGAGTTTTATATGTATCCAGAAGATCATTAA